Proteins from a genomic interval of Chanos chanos chromosome 3, fChaCha1.1, whole genome shotgun sequence:
- the ly86 gene encoding lymphocyte antigen 86, producing MEAYYRSCDPLQDISFTASPCLNIRDENINLKLSLMLRQSIDELYASIDFFLNQQPNPVAHIDESLCLPDFPGFSFCGRKKGEVVTIERSVRISKVATGRIDIHIVMFNQNGFQILCTNATVILK from the exons ATGGAAGCGTACTACAGAAGCTGTG atcCTTTGCAAGACATAAGTTTCACTGCTTCTCCCTGTCTTAATATTCGGGATGAGAATATCAACTTAAAATTGTCCCTGATGCTGC GCCAGTCCATTGACGAGCTGTATGCATCTATTGACTTCTTTCTGAACCAACAGCCCAATCCAGTGGCTCACATCGATGAATCACTGTGCTTGCCTGACTTTCCTGGCTTTAGCTTCTGTGGCAGGAAGAAAGGAG agGTGGTCACTATTGAGAGATCTGTGAGGATATCAAAAGTAGCCACG GGTCGGATTGATATTCACATCGTTATGTTCAATCAAAACGGCTTCCAGATTCTCTGTACTAATGCTACAGTTATTCTGAAGTAG